A single Biomphalaria glabrata chromosome 2, xgBioGlab47.1, whole genome shotgun sequence DNA region contains:
- the LOC106063234 gene encoding ependymin-related protein 1-like isoform X2 produces the protein MAAISAVLLALFSLVALSSACCTPDQWEGVESSIGGWAGRRRSGLLKEFVFASYDYTNKRSAAFLDYANGEYFNRFQIVVRYEGEVGNLYIVDLKRNKCWLKTLKRPFRQACIPEKAKSVGDYYLGLKGGFKVSGYAIEGERINAFISVQNVSGSCIPVSEAVYGKLTKVEFVQTVGFVNLTPGIKNETVFDVPAQCEKKEDFSLAEELTRDHYFFAI, from the exons ATGGCAGCTATATCAGCAGTTTTGTTGGCACTTTTCTCCCTGGTGGCGCTTAGCTCTGCCTGTTGTACACCTGACCAATGGGAAGGCGTGGAATCTTCAATTGGTGGATGGGCTGGTCGAAGGCGAAGTGGTCTTTTGAAA GAATTTGTTTTTGCATCCTATGATTACACTAACAAGCGTTCAGCTGCTTTCCTTGACTATGCCAATGGAGAATACTTTAACAGGTTTCAAATTGTTGTGAGATATGAAGGGGAG GTTGGTAACCTGTACATTGTAGACCTGAAACGAAACAAATGTTGGTTAAAAACACTTAAACGTCCTTTCCGCCAAGCATGCATTCCAG AGAAAGCCAAATCTGTAGGTGACTATTACTTGGGTCTGAAAGGTGGATTTAAAGTTTCTGGTTATGCTATTGAAGGTGAACGTATCAATGCCTTCATCTCCGTTCAAAATGTCTCTGGCAGCTGCATACCTGTTTCTGAAGCTGTCTATGGAAAACTTACCAAAG tggaATTTGTTCAGACTGTTGGATTTGTCAACCTAACTCCAggaataaaaaatgaaacagtATTTGATGTCCCCGCTCAATGTGAAAAG aaagaagATTTCAGTTTGGCTGAAGAACTCACCCGAGATCATTATTTCTTTGCTATTTAA
- the LOC106063234 gene encoding ependymin-related protein 1-like isoform X1, giving the protein MIKKNLCSQRTKMAAISAVLLALFSLVALSSACCTPDQWEGVESSIGGWAGRRRSGLLKEFVFASYDYTNKRSAAFLDYANGEYFNRFQIVVRYEGEVGNLYIVDLKRNKCWLKTLKRPFRQACIPEKAKSVGDYYLGLKGGFKVSGYAIEGERINAFISVQNVSGSCIPVSEAVYGKLTKVEFVQTVGFVNLTPGIKNETVFDVPAQCEKKEDFSLAEELTRDHYFFAI; this is encoded by the exons ATGATCAAGAAAAATTTATGTAGccaaa GAACAAAGATGGCAGCTATATCAGCAGTTTTGTTGGCACTTTTCTCCCTGGTGGCGCTTAGCTCTGCCTGTTGTACACCTGACCAATGGGAAGGCGTGGAATCTTCAATTGGTGGATGGGCTGGTCGAAGGCGAAGTGGTCTTTTGAAA GAATTTGTTTTTGCATCCTATGATTACACTAACAAGCGTTCAGCTGCTTTCCTTGACTATGCCAATGGAGAATACTTTAACAGGTTTCAAATTGTTGTGAGATATGAAGGGGAG GTTGGTAACCTGTACATTGTAGACCTGAAACGAAACAAATGTTGGTTAAAAACACTTAAACGTCCTTTCCGCCAAGCATGCATTCCAG AGAAAGCCAAATCTGTAGGTGACTATTACTTGGGTCTGAAAGGTGGATTTAAAGTTTCTGGTTATGCTATTGAAGGTGAACGTATCAATGCCTTCATCTCCGTTCAAAATGTCTCTGGCAGCTGCATACCTGTTTCTGAAGCTGTCTATGGAAAACTTACCAAAG tggaATTTGTTCAGACTGTTGGATTTGTCAACCTAACTCCAggaataaaaaatgaaacagtATTTGATGTCCCCGCTCAATGTGAAAAG aaagaagATTTCAGTTTGGCTGAAGAACTCACCCGAGATCATTATTTCTTTGCTATTTAA
- the LOC129924694 gene encoding uncharacterized protein K02A2.6-like — protein MKYEILLEYKPGKEMSIPDTLLRASLPIKYPSSDDWDAQVHLIINSLPMSDEYMNIFQQATADDAVLRLLKNNIMIGWPNKRAEIPQEIRAYSGFKEELSESNGLLFKGERLIVPKVLQKEMLQRLHQGHLGRDRCLVTAKEVFFWPGMSKQIIDMVSTCAVCNEHQKSQQKEPLLPHDTPVLPWEKIGADNFEYLGKNYLLLVDYYSKFFEINLIPTLKASDVIIHRKSQFARHGIPREVISDNGPLFACQEFLKFSKSWGFKHIMCSPRFPQSNARHTERPHIQPGSKVWMQKKPSDLWEPAVVISEAETPRSYWVKTPNGITYRRNRRMLRDTCTKSRVMPDIFEMDTPETVINGQTTQPENVSDTNVKQEQTNTTNPPPVITRYGRQVRPPVRYPYADN, from the exons ATGAAATATGAAATACTGCTGGAATACAAGCCAGGCAAAGAAATGTCTATTCCAGACACACTGTTAAGAGCATCGCTACCAATCAAATATCCCTCAAGTGATGACTGGGATGCACAAGTTCATCTGATCATCAATAGTTTACCCATGTCAGATGAATATATGAACATTTTTCAGCAGGCCACTGCAGATGATGCTGTTTTAAGGCTGTTAAAGAATAATATTATGATAGGCTGGCCAAACAAGAGAGCTGAAATTCCACAAGAAATTCGAGCATATTCAGGATTTAAAGAAGAACTTAGTGAAAGCAatggtttactttttaaaggagAAAGATTAATAGTACCAAAAGTATTGCAAAAAGAAATGCTTCAAAGACTGCACCAAGGTCATCTTGGGCGAGATAGATGTCTTGTTACAGCTAAGGAGGTGTTCTTCTGGCCTGGAATGTCTAAGCAGATTATAGACATGGTATCAACATGTGCAGTGTGTAACGAACACCAGAAGTCCCAGCAAAAGGAGCCATTGTTACCACATGATACTCCTGTACTTCCTTGGGAAAAAATTGGAGCTGATAATTTTGAGTATCTCGGTAAAAACTATTTGCTACTTGTAGATTACTATAGTAAATTCTTTGAGATAAATCTTATCCCAACACTAAAGGCTTCAGATGTGATCATACATAGGAAATCACAATTTGCTCGACATGGTATTCCAAGGGAAGTAATTAGTGACAATGGACCCTTATTTGCTTGTCAAGAATTTCTGAAATTTTCTAAAAGCTGGGGATTTAAGCACATTATGTGTAGCCCAAGATTTCCACAATCTAATG CGAGGCACACCGAGCGACCACACATTCAGCCTGGGAGCAAAGTGTGGATGCAAAAGAAGCCTAGCGATTTATGGGAACCAGCAGTGGTCATCTCAGAAGCGGAGACCCCGAGATCATACTGGGTAAAAACACCGAATGGGATAACTTACCGAAGAAATAGAAGGATGTTAAGAGACACATGTACAAAATCAAGGGTCATGCCTGATATTTTTGAAATGGACACCCCAGAGACAGTCATTAATGGTCAAACCACACAGCCAGAGAACGTGAGCGATACAAATGTGAAACAGGAACAGACTAACACTACCAATCCGCCGCCTGTAATAACTCGATATGGTAGGCAAGTTCGGCCACCAGTACGTTACCCTTACGCAGATAATTAG
- the LOC106063203 gene encoding uncharacterized protein LOC106063203 has product MMADISNSFRSSSIYEKPEMEGYLEKKNSGMMKGKTKKWCYIQGTSLYMTKNQGVVEILDLCDAQQVKKISSDSTLTSFEIVIKKKSHIFICQTSDECSQWIKALHNAMAKKDNKLRGSTFFVDDPVKNETQYESIYATIPNDEKSEPNENKTGSVYNVSDYTSPCDDVKEKCNGEVPVYYDIQSGSVLPVFPTTKNSIYEEISSTSTVKLQNEHETELYSDGYSQVNKCKLSPNDEVAILRSSKSLPVSCSRQTVTVTDETVTDQTNANNAKRYSNAKFDSMTAVSLINSDIKSDSKPAIVSQQTELETVSSDPFNMLVAALNIEELPLPEFNHPLTEMDRLPVKELTEFLASHNSLCHVHYSEIINEEDPFINLVSFLKDLSI; this is encoded by the exons ATGATGAAAGGTAAAACCAAGAAATGGTGCTACATACAAGGAACATCTTTGTACATGACAAAG AACCAGGGTGTTGTGGAAATATTAGATCTCTGTGATGCCCAACAAGTCAAGAAAATTTCATCAGATTCTACATTAACATCATTTGAGATTGTCATCAAAAAGAAATCTCACATTTTT atttgtcaAACTAGTGATGAGTGCTCACAGTGGATTAAAGCTCTGCACAATGCAATGGCTAAAAAAGATAACAA ACTCAGAGGTTCAACATTTTTTGTGGATGATCCTGTAAAAAATGAAACTCAGTATGAAAGTATCTATGCAACAAtaccaaatgatgaaaaatctGAGCCAAATGAGAACAAAACAGGAAGTGTATATAACGTGTCTGACTACACATCCCCCTGTGATGATGTCAAGGAAAAGTGCAATGGAGAAGTTCCAGTTTACTATGACATACAAAGTGGATCAGTCTTGCCAGTCTTCCCAACCACAAAAAATAGTATTTATGAAGAGATAAGCTCGACGTCAACCGTCAAGCTACAGAATGAGCATGAGACTGAATTATACAGTGATGGTTACTCTCAGGTTAACAAATGTAAACTTTCTCCAAATGATGAGGTTGCTATTTTGAGGAGCTCTAAAAGCTTGCCAGTCAGTTGTTCAAGGCAGACAGTTACAGTTACAGACGAGACAGTGACTGACCAAACTAATGCAAACAATGCCAAACGCTACAGTAATGCTAAATTTGACAGCATGACTGCTGttagtttaataaattcagaTATAAAATCTGATTCAAAGCCAGCCATTGTGAGTCAACAAACTGAGCTTGAAACTGTTTCAAGTGATCCATTCAATATGTTAGTGGCTGCACTCAATATTGAAGAATTGCCGCTCCCAGAATTCAACCACCCATTAACTGAGATGGACAGACTTCCTGTAAAAGAGCTGACAGAGTTTTTAGCTTCTCATAATTCACTGTGTCATGTGCATTATTCAGAAATCATTAATGAAGAAGATCCTTTTATTAATTTGGTATCGTTTTTGAAAGATTTGtcaatttaa